In the Budorcas taxicolor isolate Tak-1 chromosome 1, Takin1.1, whole genome shotgun sequence genome, AAGCTGAGGAGTGGTTAAGATCTGCAGAGCTGTTTGCTCCTTCCAGAAAGTGAGATGCATCGTGTTTTTAATTCTTCTGTCTCCAGCCTCTGCTGTCATGAATTATGTAACATTTCTCAGAGCTGACAGTGTGACTTTAGACTTCTTGTTTACTTCACCTACAAGACCAGCCTAACTACATTTACGCTCACACACTGACAGTGTGAATTTTGTTTTGGGCTTTTTGTTTTCCGACAGGCACTTCACAATCTTGCCTTTGGAACAGTTCTTATCTTAATCCTTAAATTCAAATAAGTGACATCCTTCTGGAATAACTCTTCCTCCTAGAATttgtggaacttttttttttttaattgaaaagtgaagtcactcagtcgtgtctgactctttgtgaccctgtggactgtagcccaccaggctcctcagtccatgggattctccaggcaagaatactggagtgggttgctatttccttctccaggggatcttcccaacccagggatcgaacccaggtctcccacattgcaggcagacgctttaacctctgagccaccagggaagccctttcaattttttaattgaagtatagttgattaactgCCCTGACTGGCTCAgcagaagaatctgcctgccaatgcaggagacagagatttgatccttgggtcaggcaaatcccctagaggaggaaatggcaacccactccagtatttttgcctaaaaaaaaaaatcccgtggacagagtccaaagggtcgcagagttggacatgactgagcacacacacatagttgactgacaatgttgtgttagattctggtatacagcaaactgattcagttatatatctatattttttttcatattcttttccaatatagTTACTGACAAGATACTGAACATagtcccttgtgctatacagtaggaccttcttggttagctattttatacatagcagtgtatacctgctaatctcaaactcctagtttatccctcctctaccctttcccctttggtgaccatgtttgttttctatgcctgagtgtgtttctgttttgtaaataaatccatttgcatcatatttccaactccacgtataagtgatattgtatttgtcttcctctgacttacttcatttagtatgataatctctagatgcatcttttataaaaagtatttttaattttttaattagagtataattgctttataatgttgtgttagtctctgctgcacaacaacgtgcatcagctgtatgtatacatatatcccctccttgaACCTCCCTGTCATctcccccattccacccctctaggtcatcccagcgCCCAGCCAAGcttcctgtgccatacagcaaCTCTCTTCTAGCTATCTATATACACGTGATAGAGTATCTATGTCCACGCTGCTCTCTCATTCATCccgctctttccttctcccttcttctgtgtccacaagttcactctctatgtctgagtctctcttcctgccctgcaaacaggttcattagtaccatttttctagatccataCATATGGgttaatataccatatttattttcccctttttgactcacttcattctgcatgacagactctaggttcatccacatctcgACAAATGagccaatttcattcctttttatggctgagtaatattccattgtatatacgtcgtaccacaccttctttatccattcctctgtctatggacatttagGCAGCTtcttgtctattgtaaacagtgtcgctatgaacattagggtgcatgtatcttttcaaattagagctttCGCCTTTCCCAGATCCTTTGTGcatgaatgggattgctggatcataggtaactctattcttaatttttaaggaacctttATACTATTCTGCATGGTGGCCACAGACAATTTACATTGTGCAGAACTTCTGAAACCATCAAATTCTCCACCCAAACGGGCAACTCATCTAAAACATCCTCCCACCAGACTATCATTCACTTTGACTGAAATCTCAAGATGAAAAGATCCCACAGCTTCACGTGGCAGACCATACTGATTATAATCAGCTTAACATGTGAGGAGGTTCACCCCATGATGATTCAGAATTTCATCCCCACCCCGTTTTCTAAAATCTGCCCGCCTGAGCCCCAGGTCACCTCTGGCTTCTCTCACAGGCTCCCAGGCGGTACCTTCCTGGGCCATGCTTGACTGAGGGCCCGCCCACAGCCCCTGTGCCCACATCTGACCTTGCCCTCAGCCCAAATCTCCATTTCTCTGCCTACAGGTCTATCCAAACTCACTTCTCTAGGTCACATTCCTTCCGGGGCTTGTTTTCAGTTGCCCTCTAAGAGAGAGTGATAGAGATTACTTTATATGTTACTTCAACGACCGTTGATCCATCTAGGTCCAACATCCTTTTTCCCAGCCACACCAAAGTGCCCTTCTTTGAATGCAGGCAATCTATATTATTTACATTAGCAGCCCAGTCACATCTAGACTGTCTCAAAGATTCAAGAGgaatcattctttttctgagcCATTAACAACTTCCTCTCCTTCAAGGCACAGCAgtctggttttttaaaattaatttttggctgtgaagGCACAATTTAAATATGATCTTGCAATGATCATCTCTGAACAGCAGGTGGCAGCACAGTACAGACCAAACAGCAAGCGGCTGCCCTAAGAAAAGGGATAAAAAGCTTATTTATCTTCAACTTCTTACTTGATCCTTCAGGCTTCCTCTGGCCTTCTCCCTCCAAGTTTCCATTTCTAACTGGCCATGAGGACTGGAATGACCTTAAAAACCAATTCACATGGAAACACCAACGTCTAAAATCAACTTACAtgtcaacagcaaaaaaaaagaatgaaacaatcaATGGGGATGAAATTTTCCCTGGGACCTGTCACATGACCAGCCTATGACACGCCTTTGGTGCCTACACATCATCACTTCTCCGGCTCCTGTTTGCTTCTCCCAGGGCTCAGTCAACACCACACAGCGCATTCCAACCCCGCCAAGGGAACACAGGCTGACAGAAGCAGCAATTAACACTGATATTTCTGCGAGCTGGAACTTCTCATAATTAAAACTTCTTTTGCAGCTCTCAGGAGTCTAAATAGCcctaaaggaagaaggaaattagCATCTTATCAGGAAATATGATCACTAGAAATAAAGTATGTTCAGTAACACAGGCCTAAAATTTTACTCTAGGGCCCAATTACCAGATATAAATATTTCTGCTGGTGAAAACAACATGATAAGCTTGTTGGATCCCTTAAGAGTTCTTGGCACATTCTGGAAGTCTCTAAAGGCAGCCACAATCAGCCATGTAATCAAAAGTTAGTTGTGACATCATCACTCTCCCATTTGGCAGAGACAGGTATTGATACAGACAGTAGCCATCTATTAAAGGAAGAAACAATCACTTTGATAATACaaagcagaatacaaaattaaagatgACCCAAGAGCATTAATTGATGGACAGCAGTCACCATGGTGATATTTACTAATATTAACTCTCAAAAGACCAGCCAAATTTGTGACATAATTATATCAGGAAATTTAGAGATGACACCTTTTTAAACCCAGATAATGAGTTTATTGTCAAATCCACCACTCCCCAGATCTCTTTCTGAAAAACCACAATGCACCGATGCTAAGTAGCGTTGAAATTCTGACATAGTATGAACTTCGAGTTCgtgtatgcttagtcatgtctgactgtttgcaaccccatgactatagccaccaggctcctctgtccatgggattctccaggcaaaaatactggagttggtggccatgccctcctccttcctgactcagaaatcgaacccatgtctcctgcatctcccacattggcaagcagtttctttaccactgagccacctgggaagctcatgctGAACTTTACTCACCCAGAAAAGGACAAACACAGTTTAGAAATGTGATAGGCCCATTCTTTCAGAAAAATGCCAGCTAACAGATTATCCACAGGATACAAGAGATATTCCCCTATGCCACTAAATCTGGCTCAGATCTGTGGCTTTGTACAACTTCTGAAGGGGCCACATCACCatgaaaaaaacctttttatttaaaaacaaaaaaaagtgggctttcttaaaaatcagaaatagggtctaaatattaaattaatagcagttaaaagacgcttactccttggaaggaaagttatgaccaacctagatagcatattcaaaagcagagagattactttgccgactaaggtccgtctagtgaaggctatggtttttcctgtggtcaggtatggatgtgagagttggactgtgaagaaggctgagcgccgaaaattgatgcttttgagctgtggtgttggagaagactcttgagagtcccttggactccaaggagatccaatcagtccatcctaaaggagatcagtcctgggtgttctttggaaggaatgatgctaaagctgaaactccagtactttggccacctcatgcgaagagttgactcattggaaaagactctgatgctgggagggattgggggcagaaggagaaggggacgacagaggatgagatggctggatggcatcaccaactcgatggacgcgagtctgagtgaactccgggagttggtgatggacagggaggcctggcgtgctgcgattcatggggtcgaaaagagtcggacatgactgagtgactgaactgagctgaactgaactgaacagaactgagctgaactgaactgagctgagctgagctgagctgaacagaactgaagctCATGTACTAGACTGAAAACAGCTATGCTGCagctttcatctctctctctctctcaagatacacacacacacacacacacacacacacacacacacacacacacacttcactgCCTTCAAGGGCACGAAAACATGTATGAACTGAGATATAAACCCATGAAGAGTTGCTGAATGACTTCTTTCAGGCAGTTAGCTTGTCCACACTCAATGTACTCCTTGCAGTTTTTCTATTTCCTGTAGCAAACCTCTTCATGCCATCTGCAAGTGCTGACtttcttcatttcaaaaattGTTGACAAGTCAGTCCCTTAACACAAATGAGAGTCTCTCCTGCCCAAGAGATGAACCAGCTTGACAACCTGGTTCCGGGACCTTGCAGAGAAAATGCAAGCTGAGATGACTGTCCCCTAAAGAAAACGATCCTACAGGGTAAACAATCTTACTCCACATCCTCAAGAACATGTATCACTGTTCTAGTGATTTTTTAAGCACAGGCCCAAAGTGTCCCACACCCAGGCCTCTAATCTGAATCCTTCCTGCTTACACAACTCAGTGAAAACAACAGAGGAGCTATACAGAACACGGCTCTATCATGACTCCAAAGTGGCCGCTGTGAACAGAGTGCCACACTTCACACCCAGGGACGAACTGGGCTCAGACCTCAAACTGAAAAATGGCTGAGGACACTCAACTCATGCAAACACGGAATTCTtcaagacttccttggtggttcactggttaggacttggcgctttcactgctctgggcctaggtttgattcctggtgggggaactaagatcctgcaagcctcttagtgtggtcaaaaaaaaaaaaaagcaaaaatgaaatttttcaaaGGGAGATTTACTCACAATGGTAATTCAGATCACTCAGGCAGTCAGTCAGTGTTCTGCAATTCTATGAATTTAGGCCGAAACAAAGTTGTTTGATTGAAGGGTCAACTAGACCTCACTTCACCAGATAATTAGCTTGACTCACTCAGAGTTTCATTCTGCTTGTGGGAGCAATTTAGGCAGATGAATGTACCAGGATGATGTTTCCAGGCTGGCTCTACAACCATGAAATGAAAGGAAACAGGCTaactccctgccccctcctccaaaaaaaaagTATGGTTTACAGAGACCACTGCGTCCATCTTCTCCAGCTTCATATGCAGCAATCTGGCTTTGGAGTCTTCCTCATGATGTCCACCTTATCACCAGACATGTTCTTAACATCATAATAATGACATCAGCTGCCGCTGATGGAAGGCTTGCTGTTCACCAGGCAGCATGCTGGGGTCTATACTCATCCACTCATCCAACTGATATTTATTGACTATCCACTATGTGACAGAACTGGTCTAGGTTTCACGGTACAGTCTGAATAAAACAATGTTCCTGCTGTCCTAGGACTTTCCAAGAGGAGCAAAGAgagaacagacaaataaatatgaAACAGATCAGGTGGTGATCGAGGTTACAAATAAGAAAGTGGAATAAAGGGCCAGAGAGTGACCATGTGAAGCATGCTGTTCTAATGAAGCCCACTAGGAACACAGGTGAAGCTCAGAAACATGTTCAATTGATTGCCTCATTGCAACAAGCGAGAAGGTGCACCTTGGGGATCCAAGCACCTTGGGGATCTAAGCAAGAGGGTGTTCAATGAACTAGTAAGATCTGGGCtgtgccagctaatttggaagaGGGTTCAAGAAAGTAGGATTTTGCTATGAGTTGGAAACTGTCAGGATATGAAGGCAATTCTGTGACTGGGCATCTTGGTAATTCTTATCTAAAAGGTGAGAAGAAGATGGGGCAGTGAGTCAGTCCCCAGGAAGGGAATATGTAGCCACACTTGTGGTCTGGACTATCCTGTTCTTATCTGGATTTGGATATCATGATGAAGAGGTCTTGCTTCTGTCTGGATCCATCagatggctatccactccagtactcttgcctgggaattcccataggcagaggagcctggtgggctacagttaatggggtcacaaagagctggacacgactgagcacgcgtCATGGTTCTAGAGTGACCTTATTTCACATGGGTGTTTGGGGAGATGGTTTGCATCCAAAACTTAAACAGCTCAGCTGTGAGTGGCAGGCCACCTCCTGGTGGTCTCGGGCTAATGTTCCTTTCCCGTGAGCAATCCACCCTCAACCGTACAAGATAGGTACCattactatttctttttcataaatgaagaaacaaagccCCAGAGAGACAAAAGGGCTGATGCtagaggcttgtggaatcttagtttcctgaccagggagggAACCCTGACCCTCGGCAGTGAGAaccctgagtcctaaccactggaccaagccTTTTTAATTCCTGTGGCAAGACCTTTTCTTCAAAAGGCCCAGGGGGCTTTCAGTGGGAGCATGGGCTCAAAGCCTACAGGGGAAGCTGTTACCAGCAGACACCCTTAACACCTAGGCCAGAAGATGTACAAATGCCCAAGAAATGAAGTCCATGTGATCACTGTCCAAATGAAAATACTCTTCTCCCAGGGATGAGGAAACATATTCCATTCTGTTTAAATTGGAAGGCTACTTTCTCAATAATTTAATCAAAACCCATTTATTTCCACAATTTTTGAACTTTAAGCAAGTTTTACATACTGGAAcaagtatgttaaaaaaaaaaaaagaaaagaccataAAGCTAATgttccagggatttccctggctgtccagtggttaagacatcctGTTTTTACTGCAAGGGGTAcaaattcaatccctgattgggaaactaagattatgCATGCCACACTCTatggccaaaaaaaggaaagaaaatttcttagtctgaacaaaaatgaaaatacaacatgtcaacataaaaaattatatacatatatatattacatatatgttacattctacaggcttccctggtggctcagatggtaaagaacccacctgcaatgcaggagccctgggtttgattcctgggttgggaagataccctggaggagggcatggcagcccactccagtattcttacctggagaatccccatggacagaggagcctggtgggctacagtccataaagtcacaaagagtcagacacgactgaatgacttaagTTGGGCAAGCACCTCGATCTTCTACAGTGCAAGGGTAACAGAATAGGTGACCATTCCTatgttttgtatcttttttttttttttaattaaaaaatcatttttgtctGCACCTTggggaatgtgggatcttagtggcCAGACCAGGGATAGCACCTggcaccccctgcgttggaagcgcggagtcttaacccctggaccacgtGGACGGCCCCTGTGCCCCGGTTTATCTTTCCCAACTGCCGCCTCCCACCAGGGCAGGGCTCACCAGCAGATTCTCCGGCTTGAGGTCCCGGTGGACGATCCTCTTGTCGTGCAAGTGCACCAGCGCCTTGCACAAGTCCATGAGCATGAGGGCAGCCTCGCGCTCGGGGAACTTCACACTTTCGATGATGGCGTCGAACAGGTCCCCTCCCTGCACGTACTCCATGATCAGGTAGATCTCGGCGTCCGTTTCGTACACTTCGTGCAGCTTCACGATGTTGGGGTGAGAGAGGCTCTGGATGATGAGGATCTCGCTGTCCACCATGTCCTCCTTCCCCTTGAGCTTGGACTTGTCGATGATCTTCATGGCGTAGGCCTGCCGGGTGCCGCGGTGCCTGCACTCCTTCACCACCGCGAAGTTCCCGTCGCCGATCACCCGGCCCGGCTCGTACTGCTTCCGCACGTCGGCCGCCAGGATGCCCGCGGGCCGCCGCCTCCTGCCCGGCCGCTCCGCCTTGCTTTCCTCCGGCCTCGTCCTGGGCTCCTTTTCGATTCCGGCTGGCGGCTCATCGCGGGGAACCATCATCCTCCTCGCTCCGGACACCACGGGCTTCTCCTTCTCCGCCTCCTGCTCGGCCCCTCGGGTCCTGGGGAGCTTCTCCGGATCCAGGTCAGCGTGATGCTCCCTCCGCAGCCAGCCTCCCGGCTTGCTCCTGCCTGCGTTCCTGCTGTCCTTCTCCTCTCGGCGGGGCTGTGCTTCCCCAACGGAAACGTCCCTCTTGGCCTTGGCTGCAGCAGGGGGATGACCCGCCTGGCCTCCAGGATCTCTGTCCTCTTTCCTGTCGACGCTTTTGCTGGGTCTCCTCGGTTCCTGTGAGGGGTGCCCAGGACTGCTCCGGGGACCCTCCTTCcagccttcctccccaccctggaGCTTCTCCTCCGGGGACCTCCGGCAACTCCTGGTCCTCACCAGCCTCTCCACGTCGTAGCGGGGGCACCTGCCCAGGTCCAGCTCGCTGGTACCCAGGGACAGTCGCTCCCTCTGCAGGCCCTGCTGGAGCTCTCGCTCCCGCTTACACTTTTCACACCTGATCAATTCCCCCGACGTCTTTTCGATCTCCACCGCCAGGTGCTTCTCTCCACTGGCACGCCTCTCTAGGGCCGCATCCTTGGGCGCCTTGCTGCCAGATTCCGGCTCCcgcttccccttcccccacttctTCGGGGTCCTCACCCTGTCCTCCCCTGGGGTCTGCCCCTGGGGTCTGATGGCTGCCGGGGACCTAGCAGCCTCCCCGCTGCTCTTGGTGGTCTCGGTCTCCCCACAGGGGTGACCCCCTTTCACAGCTTTGCTATAAAGTCTGCTTCTCGGCCTTGGAGAGGGGATCTGGCTGTGCTGCTGGGTCAAAGTCAGAGCCCGGGCTTTGCTGGGGTACAGCTCCTCTATAGCCACCTGGATGTTCTTCAGTGTCAGCGGCTCTTTGCCCACCGCTATGAAGGCATCTCCTTCCCTGAAGAAATCAGACACACTTCTGATTTCCCGGCCTTTGAGGTTGAACAGCTTCCTCACACGGTCACTCttccacctgggaaagcccagggCCTCTGAGACATCGGCCAAGAGCTGCTCAAAGGTTTGCACCGATCGCCTGTTGAGGAGCAGGGTGACCTTGCGGAGGGGGTGGCCGCCCACCTTGACCACGGTCACGACCGTGGGCTTCAGCGGGCTGTTCTCAGCATGGACAGGGTGAAGGCCACTCTGGGGGCTAAATGCAGGCACCACAGAGCTGCGTGATCCCAGGAATGGTTTCTCCAGGCTCCCTCGGCCAGCAGGCAGCCAGGTGCCCTGCAGCTTCTGCTCCGTGATTCTCGAGCTTAAACATTTTAGAGAATGTCCACAGAGACCTCGATGTCCTGTTGAGGGGGGAAAGGACAACACAGTATTAGTCTGCATGGTTCAAAGAGTCCTCTGaccagctcagtcggtaaagaatctgcctgcaatgcaggagacctgggtttgattcctgggtcaggaagatcccttggagaaggaaatggcaacccactccagtattcctgccaaggaaatcccatggacagaggaactgggagAATTACAGTCCAATGTGGTTGCAAAAGGGCCggccacaacttagtgactaaacaaacgaacaaacaaaaaaagtctttACTAAAGATGACTGATATCGTCACAGGTTAGACGTGTGCTTGTTGAGGATCTGCTTGAAACAATGGAGCCGTTACATGTGAGGCCCCCTGCCCAGTCTCCTCCAAGAGCGGCCAGGAATGCAGTATGGAGTCTGCACTGGGCCTGAGGTGTCCCCCCCAAGTCCCCTGGGTACCAGGATAGACCACACCTTGGGAGCCCCTTCTAGGCAAGGCCTGACCCTGAAGGCAGCTCCCACTATCCTAAACTTTCAAAAACCTACAACTGAGATAAAAGGTCCAAAATTTGCTGCTCAGGAAATACCAACAAGAGGTCAGAACTttctggaatcttaaaaaatccaaatctttttttttcctgctaagtcacaaaagattgtttttttcatttaaaaaataattgaagtacATTTAAtccacaatgttgtgttagtttcagatgtacagcagagtgacccagccacacacacatatatatgtatctattcccTTCTAGATTTCCCCTTACCCCTAAAGAATCCAAACCTTACCTACCTCTTCGCCAAGAACAGTTTTCTCAGCTTGACTTTCAGGGTGAGGCAAGGTGCGAAGAGGCTATAAGCACagatctggatttgaatcctggagCAGCCACTGACCCTATTTGTGAACTTGGACAAATTACTCAcaatctgttttttatttttattttttcatgtattaagTGAGAATGATAACACCTTCCTCCCAGGATTTTGGGAGAGAGTAAATGAGAAAATGATTATGACTCACTTGAGCTTGACACATAGTAAGGGCACAGTGATTGTCAGTTATTAATACTATCCTTGTGATCTTAATATCTCTCTTGTATGATCATTTCATTCTGGTAGCCGAAATGACATGGTAGTCTTCTCCAAATGTGTTTTTCTCTCATtatcaaaaaaaggaaagaaggaaatcaaaGTCAGTTTATTCTTCAGAGCTTTAATAATGAGAATGTGCTCATTCTCATGATGTTTCCTGataaactgaataaatgaataaaacaagacTCTGTATTTCCTGGTCAGACATACCCAGctttacctcattttattgtgctccACTTTCTTATGCTTTGAAGATTGCATTTTTTAttgattgaaggtttgtggcaaccccaGGTCAAGCAAGTCTATGGACACCATTTTACCAAGtggcatttgctcacttcatgtctctgcgTCATATTTTGGTAACTTGCACAATATTTCAAGTTTGGTCATAATTGTTACATTTGTGATGGTGATCTGTGACCAGGGACCTTAGATGTTACTCCTATggctcactgaaggctcagatgatagttagctttttttttttttaaagcagtaaggtatttttaaattaggGTATGtaccttttttttggctgctccaggtctttttttttttttctttccttgaactgaacacatttatttttttaattaatcaatttaattgtaggataataactttacaatattgcggtggtttttgccatacatcaacatgaatcagccacgggtgcacacgtatctccccatcctgacccctcctccccgctccctccccacctcctgcctctgggttgtcccagagcaccagctttgagtgccctgcttcacgcatcaaacttgcactggtcatctatctTACgtatggtaatacacatgtttcaatgctattctctcaaatcatcccaccctccccttctcccacgtagtccaaaagtctgttctttgcatctgtgtctcttttgctgtcttgcatataggattgttgttaccgtctttctaaattccatatatatgtattagtatactgtatcggtgtttctctttctgacttacttcactctgtataataggctcctgctccaggtcttagttgcgacatgtgggatctggctccctgaccagggatcaaacctgggcccctgcattgggaacatggagtcttaaccactggccaacagggaagtccctgttcattgttttttttaagacataatgccATGGGCAACTTAATAGACAACAGTGGAGTATAAACAAAACTTTTATATGTACTGCAAAATCAAAAACATTGGGATAGCCACTTTATTGCATtgctcaggaattgaactcgaaACAGCTCCAAGGTATAACTGTACTTGAGACAGAAgtggtttaattttcatttctgcccagggtagaaaaggaaacaggaaagtGATTGATAGAATATGGAACTCAGTTAAAACCCAAGGACGGGCTGCAAATTATTAAAGTTGCCCCACAGGACCCCTATGTCACATCCTACATGCAGGAACCTGCCATTTAGGCTTCCTTTAAGaagttttaaatgattatttttaagcaCATCTGAGTTGTAGCAGACACTCCAGTTTTGCCAGGATGGGCAATTTGGCCCAGCATATTGACAGAATGttgtggggtttgttttttttttggtttttaattataACAGACAATCTGTTCTGAGATGATTTCCATCCAGACACAGGTGTCTGATTAGATGACAAGCGTGGCCCTACTGATTCTTCCCACATGCCATGACTTTATAAGCTCACCAGTCACGTTTACAGTTAAACTATTTATTTACAGAGAtctgtcattcctttcttct is a window encoding:
- the DCLK3 gene encoding serine/threonine-protein kinase DCLK3, producing MPAAAPAPRPPPPPARPAPGCPTRPAPGKCCALGRPPGRGRRRDRGSPSVSGTGDPAPRAAGPQCGSRGGARSKRAVLRGRPGKRRDILRGHRGLCGHSLKCLSSRITEQKLQGTWLPAGRGSLEKPFLGSRSSVVPAFSPQSGLHPVHAENSPLKPTVVTVVKVGGHPLRKVTLLLNRRSVQTFEQLLADVSEALGFPRWKSDRVRKLFNLKGREIRSVSDFFREGDAFIAVGKEPLTLKNIQVAIEELYPSKARALTLTQQHSQIPSPRPRSRLYSKAVKGGHPCGETETTKSSGEAARSPAAIRPQGQTPGEDRVRTPKKWGKGKREPESGSKAPKDAALERRASGEKHLAVEIEKTSGELIRCEKCKRERELQQGLQRERLSLGTSELDLGRCPRYDVERLVRTRSCRRSPEEKLQGGEEGWKEGPRSSPGHPSQEPRRPSKSVDRKEDRDPGGQAGHPPAAAKAKRDVSVGEAQPRREEKDSRNAGRSKPGGWLRREHHADLDPEKLPRTRGAEQEAEKEKPVVSGARRMMVPRDEPPAGIEKEPRTRPEESKAERPGRRRRPAGILAADVRKQYEPGRVIGDGNFAVVKECRHRGTRQAYAMKIIDKSKLKGKEDMVDSEILIIQSLSHPNIVKLHEVYETDAEIYLIMEYVQGGDLFDAIIESVKFPEREAALMLMDLCKALVHLHDKRIVHRDLKPENLLVQRNEDKSTTLKLADFGLAKHVVRPIFTVCGTPTYVAPEILSEKGYGLEVDMWAAGVILYILLCGFPPFRSPERDQEELFNIIQLGRFEFLAPYWDNISDAAKDLVSRLLVVNPKKRYTAHQVLQHPWLEAAGKTSRANLRKEVPPSSEDHFRS